The following coding sequences are from one Comamonas koreensis window:
- a CDS encoding alpha/beta hydrolase family protein — MKRCRSALLAALLASIAMLAQGAGLHRFTVAGEPPLQALLWTPCAQPPALLKRGPFEVMATEDCPVAASGKLPWVVISHGYGGSALSHWNMAAALADGGIAVLSLNHSLDSALNLAQGGSFAALEARPADVRRAIDGVLADSRWRAVLDAQRIGFLGFSRGAYTGLVLAGARPDFAQLAGHCPEPPSPLCQAIAQGQIPALKPQPEPRIKAMVLADPLAAFGASSGLEKLKLPLQLWASEQGGDGVPAGSVQALAALLPAGKADKPPLHVVAGAAHFAFLAPCSAQLAAAAPQICSDPAGFDRRAFQPRWAAEVLAFFRQKL; from the coding sequence ATGAAGCGTTGTCGATCTGCGCTGTTGGCGGCACTGTTGGCCAGCATCGCCATGCTGGCGCAAGGCGCGGGCCTGCACCGGTTCACGGTCGCGGGCGAGCCGCCGCTGCAGGCCTTGCTCTGGACGCCTTGCGCCCAGCCGCCGGCGTTGTTGAAACGCGGGCCTTTTGAGGTGATGGCCACCGAAGATTGCCCGGTGGCTGCCAGCGGCAAGCTGCCCTGGGTGGTTATCTCGCATGGCTATGGCGGCAGTGCGCTCAGCCACTGGAACATGGCCGCCGCTTTGGCCGATGGCGGCATCGCCGTGCTGAGCCTGAACCACAGCCTGGACTCTGCGCTGAACCTGGCGCAAGGCGGCAGTTTTGCGGCGCTGGAGGCCCGGCCCGCCGATGTGCGCCGCGCGATCGATGGCGTGCTGGCAGACAGCCGCTGGCGCGCCGTGCTGGATGCGCAGCGCATCGGCTTTTTGGGCTTTTCACGCGGGGCCTATACCGGCCTGGTGCTCGCCGGTGCTAGGCCGGATTTTGCGCAGTTGGCGGGCCATTGCCCCGAGCCGCCATCGCCCCTGTGCCAGGCGATCGCGCAAGGACAGATCCCTGCGCTGAAGCCCCAGCCGGAGCCACGCATCAAAGCCATGGTGCTGGCCGATCCGCTGGCGGCCTTTGGTGCCAGCAGTGGTTTGGAAAAGCTGAAGCTGCCGCTGCAGCTGTGGGCTTCAGAACAAGGTGGGGACGGGGTGCCTGCGGGCTCGGTGCAGGCGCTGGCCGCGCTGCTGCCTGCCGGCAAGGCTGACAAGCCGCCCCTGCATGTGGTGGCAGGTGCCGCGCACTTTGCGTTTTTGGCGCCCTGCAGTGCGCAGCTGGCGGCTGCCGCGCCGCAGATCTGCAGCGACCCGGCAGGCTTTGACCGCCGCGCTTTTCAACCGCGCTGGGCGGCCGAGGTGCTGGCGTTCTTTCGCCAAAAACTCTGA
- a CDS encoding acyl-CoA-binding protein, which produces MSDLNTAFEAAKEAALNMSERPDNQTLLKLYGLYKQGAHGDNNEPKPGFTDFVASAKWNAWNQCKGMAQDDAKQQYIDMIQELL; this is translated from the coding sequence ATGTCCGATCTGAATACCGCCTTTGAAGCCGCCAAGGAAGCCGCCCTGAACATGAGCGAGCGCCCCGACAACCAGACCCTGCTCAAGCTCTATGGCCTGTACAAGCAAGGCGCGCATGGCGACAACAACGAGCCCAAGCCCGGCTTTACCGACTTTGTTGCCTCGGCCAAGTGGAACGCCTGGAACCAGTGCAAGGGCATGGCGCAAGATGATGCGAAGCAGCAGTACATCGACATGATCCAAGAGCTGCTCTAA
- a CDS encoding Crp/Fnr family transcriptional regulator, translating into MSPHASLYQRRRAPHAAEVADIPWIPVLQPAEREYAVRQLMVTEAEPGEYVCRVGKPVTYWFGVIEGLLKMSAEDSEGRTMTFAGLPRTGWFGEGTALKREIYRYDIQALRKSSVCGIPVDAFHWLLDHSLGFNRFVMHQLNERLAQFISAREIDRLNRPEERVARTLAALFNPVLCPGVSDVLRITQQELAYLVGLSRQRVNEALAALQHQGFIRIEYGGLRVLDLQALRGQGWLVKPQRADFDL; encoded by the coding sequence ATGAGCCCGCATGCCTCTCTCTACCAACGCCGCCGTGCCCCGCATGCTGCGGAAGTGGCCGACATCCCCTGGATTCCCGTTCTGCAACCCGCCGAGCGTGAGTACGCGGTGCGCCAGCTGATGGTGACCGAGGCCGAGCCGGGCGAGTATGTCTGCCGCGTAGGCAAGCCGGTGACCTACTGGTTTGGCGTGATCGAAGGCCTCTTGAAGATGAGCGCCGAAGACAGCGAGGGCCGCACGATGACCTTTGCCGGGCTGCCCCGCACCGGCTGGTTTGGCGAGGGCACGGCGCTCAAGCGCGAGATCTACCGCTATGACATCCAGGCGCTGCGCAAAAGCTCCGTCTGCGGCATTCCGGTCGATGCCTTCCATTGGCTGCTGGACCATTCGCTGGGATTTAACCGCTTTGTGATGCACCAGCTCAACGAGCGGCTGGCGCAGTTCATCAGCGCCCGCGAGATCGACCGCTTGAACCGCCCCGAGGAGCGGGTGGCGCGCACACTGGCTGCGCTGTTCAATCCCGTGCTCTGCCCGGGGGTGAGCGACGTGCTGCGCATCACCCAGCAAGAACTCGCCTACCTGGTGGGCCTGTCGCGCCAGCGGGTGAACGAAGCCCTTGCCGCCTTGCAGCACCAGGGCTTTATCCGCATCGAATACGGTGGCCTGCGTGTGCTCGACCTGCAGGCCCTGCGCGGACAGGGCTGGCTGGTTAAACCGCAGCGGGCGGATTTTGACTTGTAG